One part of the Roseomonas gilardii genome encodes these proteins:
- a CDS encoding glutathione S-transferase family protein, which produces MPRVVLWGSRGTTSTIPHLLLAEAGAAFEVRFLSLKDGEQRRPEYLAVNPKGEVPALVVGGRVVTEIPAICVFIAETHPASGLLPADPLEKALALSWLQWCSFRQAQSFFPGFMPQRFIEGEAEAAKLRAASVGRVAEAMRQAGEALSRNGGFLGGERPGLADYYLFMQERWAARAFRLELPEACAAHRARMAARPAVARVMETEGLEP; this is translated from the coding sequence GTGCCGCGGGTGGTCCTTTGGGGCTCCCGGGGGACCACCTCCACCATCCCGCATCTGCTGCTGGCGGAGGCGGGGGCGGCGTTCGAGGTCCGGTTCCTGAGCCTGAAGGACGGGGAGCAGCGGCGGCCGGAATACCTGGCGGTGAACCCCAAGGGGGAGGTGCCGGCCCTGGTGGTGGGGGGCAGGGTGGTGACGGAGATCCCGGCCATCTGCGTCTTCATCGCCGAGACGCATCCCGCCTCGGGATTGCTGCCGGCCGATCCGCTGGAGAAGGCGCTGGCGCTGTCCTGGCTGCAATGGTGCTCCTTCCGGCAGGCGCAGAGCTTCTTTCCCGGCTTCATGCCGCAGCGCTTCATCGAGGGCGAGGCCGAGGCGGCGAAGCTGCGGGCGGCTTCGGTCGGGCGCGTGGCGGAGGCGATGCGGCAGGCGGGGGAGGCGCTGTCGCGGAACGGCGGCTTCCTGGGCGGCGAGCGGCCGGGGCTGGCGGACTACTACCTGTTCATGCAGGAGCGCTGGGCGGCGAGGGCCTTCAGGCTGGAACTGCCGGAGGCCTGCGCGGCGCATCGCGCCCGGATGGCGGCGCGGCCGGCGGTGGCGCGGGTGATGGAGACGGAGGGGCTGGAGCCATGA
- a CDS encoding histidine phosphatase family protein: protein MTEVSGAVPERRVPFWFLRHGETDWNARGLSQGNVDIPLNAVGVEQARRAALALTEPGEGRRIVSIVASPLGRAQHTARVVAEALGLDFSTDEELREVGFGVQEGQPMAEWFDDWVEGRFTPEGGESFAALRTRTVRAIDRALALPGPVLVVAHGALWRAFRQSAGLPANVRTPNALPLWVEPPLGGGDAWRFTPAELAG from the coding sequence ATGACGGAGGTGTCGGGTGCGGTGCCGGAGCGGCGGGTGCCCTTCTGGTTCCTGCGCCATGGCGAGACGGATTGGAACGCGCGCGGGCTGAGCCAGGGCAATGTGGACATCCCGCTGAACGCCGTGGGCGTGGAGCAGGCGCGGCGCGCGGCGCTGGCACTGACCGAGCCGGGCGAGGGGCGGCGGATCGTTTCCATCGTGGCCTCCCCGCTGGGGCGGGCGCAGCACACGGCGCGGGTCGTGGCCGAGGCGCTGGGGCTGGACTTCTCCACCGACGAGGAGCTGCGCGAGGTGGGCTTCGGCGTGCAGGAAGGCCAGCCCATGGCGGAGTGGTTCGACGACTGGGTCGAGGGGCGCTTCACCCCGGAAGGGGGCGAGAGTTTCGCGGCGCTGCGGACGCGCACGGTGCGGGCGATCGACCGGGCGCTGGCCCTGCCGGGGCCGGTGCTGGTCGTGGCGCATGGGGCGTTGTGGCGCGCCTTCCGCCAGTCGGCCGGGCTGCCGGCGAATGTGCGGACGCCGAATGCGCTGCCGCTCTGGGTGGAGCCGCCCTTGGGCGGGGGCGATGCCTGGCGGTTCACCCCGGCGGAGCTGGCTGGGTAG
- a CDS encoding DNA-3-methyladenine glycosylase I: MSATIPGPDGLPRCHWCGATPEYLAYHDTEWGFPVGDDRRLFEKLCLESFQSGLSWRTILAKRENFRAAFHGFDIERVAAFTETDADRLLRDPGIVRHRGKIAATINNARRARDMLRETSLAAYVWRFEPDPGTLPPPQAQSTSAASIALSKDLRKRGWTFVGPTTIHAFLQAMGLINDHAEGCVVRERAARARAAFHPPSA; the protein is encoded by the coding sequence ATGAGCGCCACGATTCCCGGCCCCGACGGGCTGCCGCGCTGTCACTGGTGCGGCGCGACACCGGAATACCTTGCCTATCACGATACGGAATGGGGCTTTCCGGTCGGCGACGACCGGCGGCTCTTCGAGAAGCTCTGCCTGGAGAGCTTCCAATCCGGCCTGAGCTGGCGGACCATCCTGGCCAAGCGCGAGAATTTCCGCGCGGCCTTCCATGGCTTCGACATCGAGCGGGTCGCCGCCTTCACCGAGACCGATGCCGACAGGCTGCTGCGAGACCCCGGCATCGTCCGCCATCGCGGCAAGATCGCGGCCACGATCAACAATGCCCGCCGGGCCCGCGACATGCTGCGGGAAACCTCGCTCGCCGCCTATGTCTGGCGCTTCGAGCCGGACCCGGGCACCCTTCCGCCGCCACAGGCGCAATCGACCTCGGCCGCGTCGATCGCCTTGTCGAAGGACCTCCGGAAACGAGGCTGGACCTTCGTCGGCCCGACCACCATCCATGCCTTCCTTCAGGCCATGGGCCTGATCAACGACCATGCGGAAGGCTGCGTGGTTCGCGAACGCGCCGCCCGCGCCCGGGCCGCCTTCCACCCGCCATCCGCCTGA
- a CDS encoding OsmC family protein — protein sequence MKKHGSAVWQGGLKDGKGTISTESGALKDQPYGFNTRFGDTPGTNPEELIGAAHAGCFSMALSNILGEAGFKADELATEAEVTLDKQPDGFAITAIRLTLKARIPGIDEAKFQELAAKAKAGCPVSKVLKAEISLDASLA from the coding sequence ATGAAGAAGCACGGTTCCGCCGTCTGGCAAGGCGGCCTCAAGGACGGCAAGGGCACCATCTCCACCGAGAGCGGCGCGCTGAAGGACCAGCCCTACGGCTTCAACACCCGCTTCGGCGACACGCCCGGCACCAACCCGGAGGAGCTGATCGGCGCCGCCCATGCCGGCTGCTTCTCCATGGCGCTGAGCAACATCCTGGGCGAGGCCGGCTTCAAGGCGGACGAGCTCGCCACCGAGGCCGAGGTGACGCTCGACAAGCAGCCCGACGGCTTCGCCATCACCGCCATCCGCCTGACCCTCAAGGCGAGGATCCCAGGCATCGACGAGGCGAAGTTCCAGGAACTCGCCGCCAAGGCCAAGGCCGGCTGCCCCGTTTCCAAGGTGCTGAAGGCCGAGATCAGCCTCGACGCCAGCTTGGCCTGA
- a CDS encoding 50S ribosomal protein L25/general stress protein Ctc: MVQTIRIEAEAREQAGKGAARATRRAGHVPAVIYGAKQEATLISLDPRIVVKELQKGGWKSHLYEVAVGGQTVRTLMRDVQFHPVTDQPLHVDFQRLAPGQKIRVMVPVTFLNEESAPGIKEGGTLNVVRRELEVMSDPDSVPEAFEIDVAEGTIGDTFRWSNIKDNFGIEAVLGRDFVVATLAPPTVEEEVVIAAPAPAAPAAPAKKGKK; the protein is encoded by the coding sequence ATGGTCCAGACCATCCGGATCGAAGCCGAGGCGCGCGAGCAGGCAGGTAAGGGGGCGGCACGCGCGACCCGGCGGGCGGGACATGTTCCCGCGGTGATCTACGGCGCGAAGCAGGAGGCGACTCTGATCAGCCTCGACCCGCGCATCGTGGTGAAGGAGCTGCAGAAGGGCGGCTGGAAGTCGCACCTCTACGAGGTGGCGGTGGGCGGACAGACCGTTCGCACGCTGATGCGCGACGTGCAGTTCCATCCGGTGACGGACCAGCCGCTGCATGTGGACTTCCAGCGCCTCGCCCCGGGGCAGAAGATCCGCGTCATGGTGCCGGTGACCTTCCTCAACGAGGAGTCCGCGCCGGGCATCAAGGAAGGCGGCACGCTGAACGTCGTGCGCCGCGAACTCGAGGTGATGTCCGATCCGGACTCCGTGCCGGAGGCCTTCGAGATCGACGTGGCCGAGGGCACGATCGGTGACACCTTCCGCTGGTCCAACATCAAGGACAACTTCGGCATCGAGGCGGTGCTGGGCCGTGACTTCGTGGTGGCGACGCTCGCCCCGCCGACGGTCGAGGAAGAGGTGGTGATCGCGGCGCCCGCGCCGGCGGCCCCCGCCGCCCCGGCCAAGAAGGGCAAGAAGTAA
- the pth gene encoding aminoacyl-tRNA hydrolase, with product MLLWVGLGNPGREHARQRHNIGFMALDAIARRHGFGPWRSRFKGEIAEGHIAGQRITLLKPQTYMNASGQSVQPAAAFHKIPPADVWAFHDELDLAPGKVRVKRGGGAAGHNGLRDMQRAFGSPDFWRVRLGIGHPGIKERVHGHVLGDFAKVDTWVEPLLDAVADAAPLLAQGRPEEFMTKVALLTQGAEQKG from the coding sequence GTGCTGCTGTGGGTGGGCCTGGGCAATCCTGGCCGGGAACATGCGCGGCAGCGCCACAACATCGGTTTCATGGCGTTGGACGCCATCGCGCGCCGCCACGGCTTCGGGCCGTGGCGGAGCCGCTTCAAGGGCGAGATTGCCGAGGGCCATATCGCCGGGCAGCGGATCACGCTGCTGAAGCCGCAGACCTACATGAATGCGAGTGGCCAGTCGGTGCAGCCGGCGGCGGCCTTCCACAAGATCCCTCCTGCCGATGTCTGGGCCTTCCATGACGAGCTGGATCTCGCGCCGGGCAAGGTGCGGGTGAAGCGCGGCGGGGGTGCCGCCGGGCATAACGGGCTGCGCGACATGCAGCGGGCCTTCGGCAGCCCGGATTTCTGGCGGGTGCGGCTGGGCATCGGGCATCCGGGGATAAAGGAACGCGTGCACGGGCATGTGCTCGGCGATTTCGCCAAGGTCGATACCTGGGTGGAGCCGCTGCTGGACGCGGTGGCCGATGCGGCACCCCTGCTGGCGCAGGGCCGGCCCGAGGAGTTCATGACGAAGGTGGCGCTGCTGACCCAGGGGGCCGAGCAGAAGGGCTGA
- a CDS encoding sterol desaturase family protein — protein sequence MEPGTNWPALDFVLRHALTGGGLLVLVSWGSMALGAALAYLFQTPGEARKSPRGFLRFCFPAEMFRHRSVRVDVVFVAVAWVIDKLLIVPALLSNGAVTFAVWSAMQSVFGVREGGAQGWWSWAALLVGSVVFQDFVNFFRHYLEHKVPALWEFHKVHHSAEFLVPLSNRRQHPGERFMELMSGAVVVGAFVGVACYLLGLPPTETVLVGMDAYFLCDVLSFYQLRHSHIALSFGRFERFVMSPAQHHLHHSCEVRDWDVNFGTFLAVWDRLFGTFRPTDTQYCFRMGLGPEEQGRYDSVPKLLAAPFLGLWRMFGARRQAAPGLAPMAGPAEGGD from the coding sequence ATGGAGCCTGGGACGAACTGGCCGGCACTGGATTTCGTGCTGCGCCATGCGCTGACGGGCGGTGGGCTGCTGGTGCTGGTGAGCTGGGGCAGCATGGCCCTGGGGGCGGCGCTGGCCTATCTGTTCCAGACGCCCGGCGAGGCGCGGAAGTCGCCGCGGGGCTTCCTGCGCTTCTGCTTTCCGGCGGAGATGTTCCGGCACCGCTCGGTCCGCGTGGACGTGGTGTTCGTCGCCGTTGCCTGGGTGATCGACAAGCTGCTGATCGTGCCGGCGCTGCTGTCCAACGGCGCGGTGACCTTCGCCGTCTGGTCGGCGATGCAGAGCGTCTTCGGCGTGCGGGAGGGCGGGGCGCAGGGCTGGTGGAGCTGGGCGGCGCTGCTGGTGGGCTCGGTGGTGTTCCAGGACTTCGTGAACTTCTTCCGGCACTACCTGGAGCACAAGGTCCCGGCGCTCTGGGAATTCCACAAGGTGCACCACAGCGCCGAGTTCCTGGTGCCGTTGTCCAACCGGCGGCAGCATCCGGGCGAGCGCTTCATGGAGCTGATGAGCGGGGCCGTGGTGGTGGGCGCCTTTGTCGGCGTGGCCTGCTACCTGCTGGGCCTGCCGCCGACCGAGACGGTGCTGGTGGGGATGGACGCGTATTTCCTGTGCGACGTGCTGTCCTTCTACCAGCTCCGCCACTCGCATATCGCGCTCTCCTTCGGACGCTTCGAGCGGTTCGTGATGAGCCCGGCGCAGCATCACCTGCACCACAGCTGCGAGGTGCGGGACTGGGACGTCAATTTCGGCACCTTCCTGGCCGTCTGGGACCGGCTGTTCGGCACCTTCCGGCCGACCGACACGCAGTACTGCTTCCGCATGGGGCTGGGACCGGAGGAGCAGGGGCGGTACGACAGCGTGCCGAAGCTGCTGGCGGCGCCCTTCCTGGGGTTGTGGCGGATGTTCGGCGCGCGGAGACAGGCGGCGCCCGGGCTGGCGCCGATGGCCGGGCCCGCGGAGGGCGGGGACTGA
- the arsC gene encoding arsenate reductase (glutaredoxin) (This arsenate reductase requires both glutathione and glutaredoxin to convert arsenate to arsenite, after which the efflux transporter formed by ArsA and ArsB can extrude the arsenite from the cell, providing resistance.), with product MSAAATPDAVTIWHNPACGTSRKVLAAIRAAGVEPVVVEYLKTPPSAAEIREACARMGISPRSLLRRKAPEFAILELDDPGLSAKVAIEAMLKAPGLIERPVVLAPGGARLCRPPELVAEIVPGAVVKPG from the coding sequence TTGTCCGCCGCTGCCACCCCCGATGCCGTTACCATCTGGCACAACCCGGCCTGCGGCACCTCCCGCAAGGTGCTGGCGGCGATCCGCGCCGCCGGGGTGGAGCCGGTGGTGGTCGAGTACCTGAAGACGCCGCCTTCCGCCGCCGAGATCCGGGAGGCCTGCGCGCGGATGGGGATTTCCCCCCGCAGCCTGCTGCGCCGGAAGGCACCGGAATTCGCGATCCTGGAGCTGGACGATCCCGGGCTGTCGGCGAAGGTGGCGATCGAGGCCATGCTGAAGGCGCCGGGCCTGATCGAGCGGCCGGTGGTGCTGGCGCCGGGCGGGGCGAGGCTGTGCCGGCCGCCGGAGCTGGTGGCGGAGATCGTGCCGGGGGCGGTGGTGAAGCCGGGCTGA
- a CDS encoding pyridoxal phosphate-dependent aminotransferase — MAQGRREPRPGPGLKVGRGAEAPPFLVMDVIAAANARAAALPPGAPGVLRMEVGQPGTGAPRGAAEAAAKALLAGEPMGYTEAFGLRPLREGIALRYARHYGQPVPVDRIAVTVGASGAFPLAFLAAFDPGDTVAMAAPYYPPYANILTALGMRPLTLPCDATTRFQPTVAMLEKLDPRPAGLIVASPCNPAGTMLAPAELAAIARWCHANGVRLISDEIYHGLSYGVEEATAAAFSPSAVVVNSFSKYFSMTGWRIGWMVLPEDLLRPVECLAQNMFISAPHVAQLAAQAALDCTEELEANRATYARGRDILLRALPGIGFDRIAQADGAFYLWCDIGHLTNDSVAFCAAMLAEAGIAATPGVDFDPARGHRFLRFSYCGPEADMAAAPERLARWLGRGG, encoded by the coding sequence ATGGCCCAGGGGCGGCGGGAGCCACGGCCGGGACCCGGCCTCAAGGTGGGGCGCGGTGCCGAGGCGCCGCCCTTCCTGGTGATGGACGTGATCGCGGCGGCCAATGCCCGCGCCGCCGCGCTGCCTCCGGGCGCCCCGGGCGTGCTCCGCATGGAAGTCGGCCAGCCCGGCACCGGTGCCCCGCGCGGCGCGGCCGAGGCGGCGGCGAAGGCCCTGCTGGCCGGCGAGCCCATGGGCTACACCGAGGCCTTCGGCCTCCGCCCCCTGCGCGAAGGCATCGCGCTCCGCTACGCCCGCCACTACGGCCAGCCCGTGCCGGTGGACCGCATCGCCGTCACGGTGGGCGCCTCGGGCGCCTTTCCGCTGGCCTTCCTCGCCGCCTTCGACCCGGGCGACACGGTGGCCATGGCGGCGCCCTACTACCCGCCCTATGCCAATATCCTCACGGCCCTGGGGATGCGGCCCCTGACGCTGCCCTGCGACGCCACGACCCGCTTCCAGCCCACCGTGGCGATGCTGGAGAAGCTGGACCCGCGCCCCGCCGGGCTGATCGTCGCCTCGCCCTGCAACCCCGCCGGCACGATGCTCGCCCCTGCCGAGCTCGCCGCCATCGCCCGCTGGTGCCATGCCAACGGCGTGCGGCTGATCTCCGACGAGATCTACCACGGCCTCAGCTACGGGGTGGAGGAAGCCACGGCGGCGGCCTTCAGCCCCAGCGCCGTGGTGGTGAACAGCTTCAGCAAGTACTTCTCCATGACCGGCTGGCGCATCGGCTGGATGGTGCTGCCCGAGGACCTGCTCCGCCCGGTGGAATGCCTGGCGCAGAACATGTTCATCTCCGCCCCGCACGTCGCCCAGCTCGCCGCCCAGGCCGCGCTGGACTGCACGGAGGAGCTGGAGGCCAACCGTGCCACCTATGCCCGCGGCCGCGACATCCTGCTGCGCGCCCTGCCGGGCATCGGCTTCGACCGCATCGCCCAGGCGGACGGCGCCTTCTACCTCTGGTGCGACATCGGCCACCTGACCAACGACAGCGTGGCCTTCTGTGCCGCCATGCTGGCGGAAGCCGGCATCGCCGCCACGCCCGGCGTGGATTTCGATCCGGCACGCGGCCACCGCTTCCTGCGCTTCTCCTATTGCGGGCCGGAAGCCGACATGGCGGCGGCGCCGGAACGCCTGGCCCGCTGGCTCGGGCGCGGCGGCTGA
- a CDS encoding gamma-glutamyltransferase, with amino-acid sequence MDSSMVTAVQNEAGTGRTDDAQPHRVQAHGPEGARRMRGPGQGSTGGPRSHAPRGASPARALCLGLAASLALSGCSTIDRVSQSLGLTGGVQPGQPGYVTGFLGGAAADDPRAVLVARDVLSRGGSAADAATAAALVMTVTLPSRAGLGGGGACLSFDPRRGATDAITFPAEAPNHASPGADRPAAVPLMARGLYALQARSGRRPFEELVAPAETLARFGAQVSRPLATDFATVGAPLLADPRAGAVFRGVTAEGSQLVQPELANTLSRLRTTGVGDLYLGAMARQLADGSGPAGGGLRVEDLRDAIPRLQQPLTVRTGSDLAAFAPLASTGGVAAAVTFQALQNGEAPATAQARGLAAASAARGGADPAALLANPPPLAGNAAPLPASSSLVVVDRDGGAVSCNFSMNNLFGTGRMVPGLGFLLAAAPRPGGITPPLLSPVLVSNVNIKALRYAGAGSGQDSAPLAAALPAAQALARRVSLAEALASVPEPGRGAAVGCPDYLPGNVATCQAAVDPRGGGLALMGRGN; translated from the coding sequence TTGGACAGCAGCATGGTCACGGCGGTGCAGAACGAGGCCGGTACGGGCCGGACGGACGATGCCCAGCCCCACCGGGTCCAGGCCCACGGGCCGGAAGGCGCGCGGCGGATGCGCGGCCCGGGCCAGGGCTCCACGGGCGGGCCCCGGAGCCATGCGCCACGGGGCGCCTCCCCCGCCCGGGCGCTGTGCCTGGGCCTCGCCGCCAGCCTGGCCCTGTCCGGCTGCTCGACCATCGACCGGGTCAGCCAGAGCCTGGGCCTGACCGGCGGGGTGCAGCCCGGGCAGCCGGGCTACGTCACCGGCTTCCTCGGCGGCGCGGCGGCGGACGACCCGCGCGCGGTGCTGGTGGCGCGCGACGTCCTGTCCCGCGGCGGCTCGGCCGCCGACGCGGCCACGGCGGCGGCGCTGGTGATGACCGTCACCCTGCCCTCCCGCGCCGGCCTCGGTGGCGGCGGCGCCTGCCTGTCCTTCGACCCCCGCCGCGGCGCCACCGACGCCATCACCTTCCCCGCCGAGGCGCCGAACCATGCCAGCCCCGGCGCCGACCGCCCGGCGGCGGTGCCACTGATGGCGCGCGGCCTCTACGCGCTCCAGGCCCGCTCCGGCCGCCGCCCCTTCGAGGAGCTGGTGGCCCCGGCCGAGACCCTGGCCCGCTTCGGCGCCCAGGTCTCCCGCCCGCTGGCCACGGATTTCGCCACGGTGGGCGCTCCGCTGCTGGCCGACCCCCGTGCCGGCGCGGTGTTCCGGGGCGTCACCGCCGAGGGCTCGCAGCTCGTGCAGCCGGAACTGGCCAACACCCTGTCCCGCCTCCGCACCACCGGCGTCGGCGACCTCTATCTCGGCGCCATGGCGCGCCAGCTCGCCGACGGCTCCGGGCCCGCCGGCGGCGGCCTCCGCGTGGAGGACCTGCGCGACGCCATCCCGCGCCTGCAACAGCCGCTCACGGTGCGGACCGGAAGCGACCTCGCCGCCTTCGCCCCCCTCGCCAGCACCGGCGGCGTGGCGGCGGCCGTCACCTTCCAGGCCCTGCAGAACGGGGAAGCGCCCGCCACGGCCCAGGCCCGCGGCCTCGCCGCCGCCAGCGCAGCCCGCGGCGGCGCCGACCCCGCCGCGCTTCTGGCCAACCCGCCTCCCCTGGCCGGAAACGCCGCGCCCCTGCCCGCCTCGTCCTCGCTCGTGGTGGTGGACCGGGACGGCGGCGCGGTCAGCTGCAACTTCAGCATGAACAACCTCTTCGGCACCGGCCGCATGGTGCCGGGCCTGGGCTTCCTGCTCGCCGCCGCGCCGAGGCCGGGCGGCATCACGCCGCCGCTGCTCTCGCCCGTGCTGGTCAGCAACGTCAACATCAAGGCCCTCCGCTATGCCGGCGCCGGCTCGGGACAGGACAGCGCGCCCCTGGCCGCCGCCCTGCCGGCGGCGCAGGCCCTCGCCCGCCGCGTCAGCCTGGCCGAAGCCCTGGCATCGGTGCCGGAACCCGGGCGCGGCGCGGCGGTCGGCTGCCCCGACTACCTGCCGGGCAATGTCGCCACCTGCCAGGCGGCGGTGGACCCGCGCGGCGGCGGCCTCGCCCTCATGGGCCGGGGGAACTGA
- a CDS encoding DsbA family protein: MRTRIAAGLFLALSGLVAAPLPPFLPGGSAQGSAQAEEAPFTPAQREEVVRILREALRTDPTILRDAVAAMQQSQQAEQEQGRRNAIQAQAAALLRDPADPVKGNPAGDLTVVEFFDPRCGYCKALAPTMQELLSKDGKLRVVMKAIPILGPNSVLASRALLAAQKQDKFVPLYDRLMQLRAEPTEAVLQSEAQKLGLDWARMRRDMDDPAIEARLQQNLRLAQALSIEGTPALVIGDTLVPGAVDLATLQRLVTQARGRG; this comes from the coding sequence ATGCGGACACGGATCGCCGCCGGCCTGTTCCTGGCCCTTTCCGGCCTTGTGGCCGCGCCCCTGCCACCCTTTTTGCCCGGTGGGAGCGCACAGGGGAGCGCGCAGGCGGAGGAGGCGCCCTTCACCCCGGCGCAGCGCGAGGAGGTCGTGCGCATCCTGCGCGAGGCCCTGCGGACCGACCCGACCATCCTGCGCGATGCCGTTGCGGCCATGCAGCAGTCGCAGCAGGCGGAACAGGAGCAGGGCCGCCGCAACGCCATCCAGGCCCAGGCGGCGGCCCTGCTGCGCGATCCGGCCGATCCGGTGAAGGGCAACCCGGCCGGGGACCTGACGGTGGTGGAGTTCTTCGATCCCCGCTGCGGCTATTGCAAGGCGCTGGCGCCGACCATGCAGGAGCTGTTGTCGAAGGACGGCAAGCTGCGCGTGGTGATGAAGGCGATCCCGATCCTGGGGCCGAACAGCGTGCTCGCCTCCCGCGCCCTGCTGGCGGCGCAGAAGCAGGACAAGTTCGTGCCGCTCTATGACCGGCTGATGCAGCTTCGCGCCGAGCCGACCGAGGCGGTGCTGCAGTCGGAGGCGCAGAAGCTCGGCCTCGACTGGGCGCGGATGCGGCGCGACATGGACGATCCGGCGATCGAGGCGCGGCTGCAGCAGAATCTGCGGCTGGCCCAGGCCCTGTCGATCGAGGGCACGCCGGCGCTGGTGATCGGCGATACGCTGGTGCCGGGGGCAGTGGACCTGGCGACGCTGCAGCGCCTCGTGACGCAGGCGCGCGGACGGGGCTGA
- a CDS encoding succinylglutamate desuccinylase/aspartoacylase domain-containing protein, producing the protein MQTGLSSLLPRFPVRLPVPDLAPFLAGNLLPGVWSFRAARPGPHVVVTALVHGNEIAGAIVLADWLRQGLRPEAGRLSLVFANLDAFARFDPDDPTMSRFVEEDLNRLWAPHVLDGPRSSLELARARELRPLMEGADVLLDLHSMLWPSDPLMLVGRSARAQALALSLGTPAVVVADDGHADGLRLIDYPRFRDASSAACALLVEGGAHWEPGTPELLDRCGRALLRHLGLLGPAMPGTALPGPAPGASLWRVTRTVTARRHGFAFTESFRGGTVIPRRNTLIALDGEEEIRTPHDDCLLVMPSPRVLRGHTAVRLAARC; encoded by the coding sequence ATGCAGACCGGGCTGTCCAGCCTGCTTCCGCGTTTTCCGGTGCGGCTGCCGGTGCCGGACCTCGCCCCGTTCCTGGCGGGTAACCTGCTGCCGGGGGTCTGGTCCTTCCGGGCGGCGCGGCCGGGGCCGCATGTGGTGGTCACCGCCCTGGTCCATGGCAACGAGATCGCCGGGGCCATCGTGCTGGCGGACTGGCTGCGGCAGGGGCTGCGGCCCGAGGCCGGGCGGCTGAGCCTGGTCTTCGCCAATCTCGACGCCTTCGCCCGGTTCGATCCGGACGATCCCACCATGTCGCGCTTCGTGGAGGAGGACCTGAACCGGCTCTGGGCGCCGCATGTGCTGGACGGGCCGCGCTCCTCGCTGGAGCTCGCAAGGGCGCGGGAGCTACGGCCGCTGATGGAGGGCGCCGACGTGCTGCTCGACCTGCACTCGATGCTCTGGCCCTCCGATCCGCTGATGCTGGTGGGGCGTTCCGCACGGGCGCAGGCGCTGGCCCTGTCGCTGGGCACGCCGGCGGTGGTGGTGGCCGATGACGGTCATGCGGACGGGTTGCGGCTGATCGACTATCCGCGCTTCCGCGACGCTTCCTCCGCCGCCTGCGCGCTTCTGGTGGAAGGCGGTGCGCACTGGGAGCCTGGGACGCCGGAACTGCTGGACCGCTGCGGCCGCGCCCTGCTGCGGCACCTCGGCCTGCTGGGGCCGGCCATGCCCGGCACGGCGCTGCCCGGGCCGGCTCCGGGCGCCTCGCTCTGGCGCGTGACCCGCACGGTGACGGCGCGGCGGCACGGCTTCGCCTTCACCGAGAGCTTTCGTGGCGGCACGGTCATTCCGCGCCGGAACACGCTGATCGCCCTCGACGGGGAGGAGGAGATCCGCACCCCCCATGACGACTGCCTGCTGGTGATGCCCAGCCCCCGGGTGCTGCGGGGGCATACCGCCGTCAGGCTCGCGGCGCGGTGCTGA